The following proteins are encoded in a genomic region of Salminus brasiliensis chromosome 25, fSalBra1.hap2, whole genome shotgun sequence:
- the adgrg7.1 gene encoding adhesion G-protein coupled receptor G7, whose protein sequence is MLSLTMVDLRVLLILASATAAITDAVDTTTASLDFTESILIIDQTLNMTIAAPLSATATTAPSMTTGIPTRTTIAASTAAEIPATTTTAPDTSAAMPTAAPTATSNTTTAAPDTSAAMTTAAPTATSNTTTAAPDTSAAMTTAAPTATSNTTTAAPDTSAAMTTAAPTATSNTTTAAPDTSAAMTTAAPNTTTAAPTAAPDTTTAAPDTTTAAPDTTTAAPDTTTAAPTAAPDTTTATPTAAPNTTTAVPDTTTDIPAMTTAAPDTTTAAPDTTTAGPNTTTDIPAMTTAAPDTTTAAPDTTTTTPTAAPNTTTAVPDTTTDIPAMTTAAPDTTTAAPDTTTAAPNTTTAGPNTTTDIPAMTTAAPDTTTAAPDTTTAAPNTTTAAPDTTTAGPNTTTDIPAMTTAAPDTTTAAPTAAPNTTTAASDTTTAASDTTTAASDTTTAAPTAAPNTTTATSTAAPSTTVATTRPPTDALSCQNGGRPENGVCICPDDYTGRFCELPGLPQATARCLNGLFSFDKPQVLNCSLTLDTIYGDLSHASLESRQSLAFNTQILTSNPQKLTTQNISTAAQIASNLLSSGPISEDIKLAAVTTVSQLLNSSVAQFSTQTANSISSLTRTLQNFSLNLNSTEPQLVQPNLVVQVTTIKPTEQVHFSAFKGLTDTFTSDRINVNQSSIPSQNATPPIDVQMSIKLTGDSSQKDSDAHVNVGFVLYNNDQFFRSKVFKDPLGSKRRVISGNLQGQGKLNVNIEFTIGKQNVSDVTLHDFACVFWDYNQEDWSTKGCIKVLKPSAGLNSSVLTCSCNHATNFAVLMSFSPNYKYSPALDAISITGCALSIAGLVLTLLFQILTRKTRGTSPTLLMVSICVAMIAFYLLFIFGINNPVQQSGPSPPSDANTIPASSVHLAPEHGTCTAIAALLQYFLLATFTWSTLYAAHIYLMIRNTILGPPKNFIVYSIAAGWGLPAVIVGISLGATYRPDAPLNYRQEEFCWLAVLDDHGKFDPKKPMLWGFLLPLAAMIFFNIAVLFYFACTTCRTNTMLNSSQVTPLWKKMLSSLSLAVVLGVSWIVGYFMLLSNQQITQNILTYVFCLCNTTQGLQIFMLFTVRTKYFKEKFNVLRKSVSTPELSFHRLSYNLWSMKRKDPCERYRSTVFDNND, encoded by the exons ATGCTGTCGCTGACCATGGTGGACCTCCGTGTCCTGTTAATACTTgcgtcag CAACGGCCGCGATTACTGATGCAGTTGACACCACCACCGCATCACTTGACTTCACCGAAAGCATACTGATCATTGATCAGACTCTAAACATGACCATAGCAGCCCCTTTGTCCGCTACGGCCACAACAGCACCCAGTATGACCACAGGTATTCCCACTAGAACCACAATAGCGGCCAGTACGGCCGCAGAAATTCCCGCTACGACCACAACAGCACCTGATACATCCGCAGCAATGCCCACAGCAGCACCCACAGCTACATCCAATACGACCACAGCAGCCCCTGATACATCCGCAGCAATGACCACAGCAGCACCCACAGCTACATCCAATACGACCACAGCAGCCCCTGATACATCTGCAGCAATGACCACAGCAGCACCCACAGCTACATCCAATACGACCACAGCAGCCCCTGATACATCTGCAGCAATGACCACAGCAGCACCCACAGCTACATCCAATACGACCACAGCAGCCCCTGATACATCCGCAGCAATGACCACAGCAGCACCCAATACGACCACAGCAGCGCCCACAGCAGCGCCTGATACGACCACAGCAGCGCCCGATACGACCACAGCAGCCCCCGATACGACCACAGCAGCCCCCGATACGACCACAGCAGCGCCCACAGCAGCCCCCGATACGACCACAGCAACACCCACAGCAGCGCCCAATACGACCACAGCAGTGCCCGATACGACCACAGATATTCCAGCTATGACCACAGCAGCCCCCGATACAACCACAGCAGCCCCCGATACGACCACAGCAGGGCCCAATACGACCACAGATATTCCAGCTATGACCACAGCAGCCCCCGATACAACCACAGCAGCCCCCGATACGACCACAACAACACCCACAGCAGCGCCCAATACGACCACAGCAGTGCCCGATACGACCACAGATATTCCAGCTATGACCACAGCAGCCCCCGATACAACCACAGCAGCCCCCGATACGACCACAGCAGCGCCCAATACGACCACAGCAGGGCCCAATACGACCACAGATATTCCAGCTATGACCACAGCAGCCCCCGATACAACCACAGCAGCCCCCGATACGACCACAGCAGCGCCCAATACGACCACAGCAGCCCCCGATACGACCACAGCAGGGCCCAATACGACCACAGATATTCCAGCTATGACCACAGCAGCCCCCGATACGACCACAGCAGCGCCCACAGCAGCCCCCAATACGACCACAGCAGCGTCCGATACGACCACAGCAGCGTCCGATACGACCACAGCAGCGTCCGATACGACCACAGCAGCACCCACAGCTGCACCCAATACGACCACAGCAACGTCCACAGCAGCCCCCAGTACGACAGTGGCCACAACCAGACCACCTACAGATGCTCTGTCGTGTCAGAATGGCGGTCGTCCTGAGAACGGGGTCTGCATCTGTCCGGATGACTACACTGGGAGATTCTGCGAATTGC CCGGTTTGCCTCAGGCCACAGCTCGTTGCTTGAATGGATTGTTTAGTTTTGACAAGCCTCAGGTGCTGAACTGTAGCTTGACCCTTGATACCATTTATGGAGAT CTTTCACATGCCTCTCTGGAGAGCAGGCAGAGCTTAGCATTCAATACCCAGATCCTCACATCCAATCCTCAGAAGCTGACCACCCAAAACATCAGCACTGCTGCCCAGATAGCCAGCAACCTGCTGTCCTCGGGGCCGATCAGTGAG GACATCAAGCTGGCTGCGGTGACCACAGTCAGCCAGCTTCTTAATTCCAGCGTGGCCCAATTCTCCACCCAGACTGCTAATTCTATCAGCAG CCTCACCAGAACCCTGCAGAATTTCTCGTTGAATCTGAATTCCACGGAACCACAGCTGGTGCAGCCTAACCTCGTAGTCCAAGTGACGACGATCAAACCCACGGAACAGGTCCACTTCAGTGCCTttaaag GTTTGACGGACACCTTCACAAGTGACCGAATCAACGTTAACCAGTCCAGCATTCCTTCCCAAAATGCTACTCCTCCCATTGATGTCCAGATGTCCATCAAATTGACAG GAGACTCATCTCAAAAGGATTCAGATGCTCACGTTAACGTCGGCTTTGTGCTTTACAATAACGATCAGTTCTTCAGGTCTAAAGTGTTTAAGGACCCTCTGGGCAGCAAGAGGAGAGTGATCTCTGGGAATCTGCAGGGCCAAGGCAAACTCAATGTCAATATTGAGTTTACCATAGGTAAACAG AATGTGTCTGACGTGACCCTCCACGACTTTGCGTGTGTGTTCTGGGACTATAACCAGGAGGACTGGAGCACAAAAGGCTGCATCAAAGTCCTGAAGCCCTCCGCTGGCTTAAATTCTTCTGTCCTGACCTGCAGCTGCAACCACGCCACCAACTTCGCCGTGCTCATG aGCTTTAGCCCAAACTACAAATATTCCCCGGCGTTAGACGCGATCAGTATAACGGGCTGTGCTCTGTCGATTGCCGGTCTGGTCCTTACACTGCTTTTTCAGATCCTGACGAG AAAGACCAGAGGGACCAGCCCCACTCTCCTGATGGTCAGCATCTGCGTGGCCATGATTGCCTTCTACCTCCTTTTCATCTTCGGCATTAACAACCCAGTCCAGCAGAGCGGACCGTCGCCCCCGTCGGACGCCAACACCATTCCCGCGTCCAGTGTCCATCTGGCCCCGGAGCACGGGACGTGCACTGCCATCGCTGCCCTGCTGCAGTACTTCCTGCTGGCCACGTTCACCTGGAGCACCCTGTACGCCGCCCATATCTACTTAATGATCCGAAACACCATCTTGGGCCCACCAAAAAACTTCATTGTCTACTCCATCGCCGCCGGCTGGG GTCTCCCTGCTGTGATAGTTGGCATCTCACTAGGAGCCACGTATCGACCAGATGCCCCCCTAAACTACCGGCAGGAGGAGTT ttgTTGGCTGGCCGTACTGGATGACCACGGCAAGTTTGACCCAAAGAAGCCCATGCTGTGGGGTTTTCTTCTCCCACTGGCCGCAATGATCTTTTTTAATATCGCTGTGCTCTTTTACTTCGCGTGCACCACCTGCAGGACCAACACCATGCTCAACAG CTCTCAGGTGACTCCTCTTTGGAAGAAGATGCTGAGCAGCTTGTCCCTGGCCGTGGTGCTGGGCGTGTCCTGGATCGTTGGCTACTTCATGCTTCTCTCCAATCAGCAAATCACCCAGAACATCCTCACCTACGTGTTCTGCCTGTGCAATACAACACAG GGTCTTCAGATTTTCATGTTATTCACTGTCAGAACGAAGTACTTTAAGGAGAAGTTCAATGTGCTCAGGAAGTCCGTCTCCACTCCGGAGCTTTCCTTCCACAGGCTGAGCTACAATCTATGGTCTATGAAGAGGAAAGACCCCTGTGAGAGATACAGGTCCACCGTCTTTGACAACAACGATTAG
- the jagn1b gene encoding protein jagunal homolog 1-B: protein MASRAGPRATGTDGSDFQHRERVASHYQMSVALKSEIKKLNVVHVAVWALVAAQVLVSQLNLVSHRVVASPYQWEYPYLLSIVPTVVSFMALPRNNISYLVVSMISAGLFCMAPIIYGGMEMFPVAQQLYRHGKAYRFIFGFSAVSVLYLLMVIAVQVHGWQIYYSKKLLDTWFTTTQDRKKK from the exons ATGGCTTCACGAGCCGGACCAAGAGCTACTGGGACAGATGGGAGTGACTTTCAGCACCGGGAACGTGTGGCTTCACACTATcagatgag cgtggccctgaagtcGGAGATCAAGAAGCTGAACGTGGTCCATGTGGCGGTGTGGGCGCTGGTTGCGGCCCAggtgctggtcagccagctgaACCTGGTCTCCCACAGAGTGGTGGCCAGCCCGTACCAGTGGGAGTACCCCTACCTCCTCAGCATTGTCCCAACGGTGGTCAGCTTCATGGCGCTGCCGCGGAACAACATCAGCTACCTGGTGGTCTCCATGATCAGCGCGGGGCTCTTCTGCATGGCGCCCATCATTTACGGCGGCATGGAGATGTTCCCCGTGGCCCAGCAGCTCTACCGGCACGGCAAGGCGTACCGCTTCATCTTCGGCTTCTCCGCCGTATCCGTCCTCTACCTGCTGATGGTCATAGCCGTCCAGGTGCACGGCTGGCAGATCTACTACAGCAAGAAGCTGCTGGACACCTGGTTCACCACCACGcaggacaggaagaagaagtGA